From a single Streptomyces sp. NBC_01264 genomic region:
- a CDS encoding CoA transferase, producing the protein MASPAVTQTARPLDGLRFTTSGPPALAGPVAGHLRLLGAVGPDAGQADGGVRGDTGPASVTLEDTGSGTDSGLSARATATVAWSSAGAALPAVTDEATVQAATGIMAVHGRRDGLPRGLAVDYATAATAVLTTQGLLAALLARARGCEGAAAQPHTYVDRAGLLVVSQYLAASGADEGEAAELAPGGPPFTAADGTLFELETLDPGAWAGFWRALDAPADAVRAGWRPFQFRYATACAPFPGALHATTRAHGWQRIREAAAGSGAEVCRLRSLAERAAEEDGAAPWTLAPYGPGGRAQPKAPPSTPGPLAGMTVLEAGRRVQAPLAAHLMGLLGAEVIRIEPPGGDPLRGMPPACSGISARWLALNRGKHAVEIDIKSPADRLRLAALSAGADVFLHNWAPGKAAELGLDAADLARVNPALVYAYTGGWGTDRIADPPMGTDFMVQARTGVGEAARPEGEAPAPSLMTLLDVLGGLLGAEAVLAGLLLRERTGRGVRVDSSLLGAADLLTAPALLRARRGEPGRRPAGFRTPLRTADGWIAPADADARAAAATPGLAELSTEDALRALRSRGLAATAVTTDLTDLHHDPRFAGSISRDAHGAPAVPDPWSFV; encoded by the coding sequence ATGGCGTCACCCGCCGTCACCCAGACCGCTCGGCCGCTCGACGGGCTGCGTTTCACCACCTCGGGACCGCCCGCACTCGCCGGCCCGGTGGCCGGGCACCTGAGGCTGCTGGGAGCCGTCGGCCCGGATGCCGGACAGGCCGACGGGGGCGTCCGGGGCGACACCGGGCCGGCCAGCGTCACCTTGGAGGACACCGGCTCCGGCACCGACTCCGGCCTCTCCGCCCGCGCGACCGCCACCGTCGCCTGGTCCTCGGCGGGGGCGGCGCTGCCGGCCGTCACCGACGAGGCGACCGTGCAGGCCGCGACCGGGATCATGGCCGTGCACGGCCGCCGCGACGGCCTGCCGCGGGGGCTCGCCGTGGACTACGCCACCGCCGCGACGGCCGTCCTCACCACGCAGGGCCTGCTCGCCGCCCTGCTGGCCCGGGCCAGGGGGTGCGAGGGCGCCGCCGCGCAGCCGCACACGTACGTGGACCGGGCCGGGCTGCTGGTCGTGTCCCAGTACCTCGCCGCGAGCGGCGCCGACGAGGGCGAAGCCGCCGAACTGGCCCCCGGCGGCCCGCCCTTCACCGCCGCCGACGGCACGCTCTTCGAGCTGGAGACCCTGGATCCGGGTGCCTGGGCCGGGTTCTGGCGCGCCCTGGACGCCCCCGCCGACGCGGTACGGGCGGGCTGGCGGCCCTTCCAGTTCCGGTACGCCACCGCGTGCGCGCCCTTCCCCGGAGCACTGCACGCCACCACCCGGGCCCACGGCTGGCAGCGGATCCGCGAGGCGGCGGCCGGCTCGGGGGCCGAGGTCTGCCGGCTGCGCAGTCTGGCCGAGCGGGCCGCCGAGGAGGACGGAGCCGCCCCCTGGACCCTGGCCCCGTACGGCCCCGGTGGCCGCGCCCAGCCGAAAGCGCCGCCCTCCACCCCCGGCCCCCTCGCCGGTATGACCGTCCTGGAGGCGGGCCGTCGCGTCCAGGCGCCGCTCGCCGCCCATCTGATGGGGCTGCTCGGCGCCGAGGTGATCCGGATCGAGCCGCCGGGCGGTGACCCGCTGCGCGGCATGCCGCCCGCCTGCTCGGGGATCTCGGCCCGCTGGCTGGCCCTGAACCGGGGCAAGCACGCCGTGGAGATCGACATCAAGTCGCCCGCCGACCGGCTGCGGCTGGCCGCGCTGTCGGCCGGAGCCGATGTGTTCCTGCACAACTGGGCCCCGGGTAAGGCGGCGGAGCTCGGCCTGGACGCCGCCGACCTCGCGCGGGTGAATCCCGCGCTCGTGTACGCGTACACCGGCGGCTGGGGCACGGACCGGATCGCCGATCCGCCGATGGGCACGGACTTCATGGTCCAGGCCCGCACCGGCGTCGGCGAGGCGGCCCGACCCGAGGGTGAAGCGCCCGCGCCCTCCCTGATGACCCTGCTCGACGTGCTGGGCGGGCTGCTCGGCGCCGAGGCGGTCCTCGCGGGGCTGCTGCTGCGCGAGCGCACCGGACGCGGGGTCCGCGTGGACTCCTCGCTGCTCGGCGCCGCCGACCTGCTCACCGCCCCGGCCCTGCTCCGCGCCCGGCGCGGGGAGCCCGGCCGCCGGCCGGCGGGCTTCCGTACGCCCCTGCGCACCGCCGACGGCTGGATCGCCCCGGCCGACGCGGACGCCCGCGCGGCGGCGGCCACCCCCGGGCTGGCGGAGCTGTCCACCGAGGACGCCCTACGCGCGCTGCGCTCGCGCGGCCTCGCCGCGACCGCCGTCACCACCGACCTCACCGACCTGCACCACGACCCGCGCTTCGCCGGCTCGATCAGCCGGGACGCGCACGGTGCCCCCGCCGTTCCCGACCCCTGGAGCTTCGTATGA
- a CDS encoding class I adenylate-forming enzyme family protein yields MTVALHDLLPVGLRRSWAVDGTCPDLDLYSLFRARQISDLHHTAVIDSKGKLCYTALDRKVRCLATGLASLGVRPGDVVGVQLPNGRDAVIADLALAALGAVALPFPVGRGAQEARCLLRRAEAVAVIAAVEHRGHRHAAELRDLAPELPALRHVVAAGGPAGTEPEGTIRLATLLRSDPAAFVPSRPDPDSAARILVSSGSEAEPKMIAYSHNALAGGRGNFLASLMPNGTPPRCLFLVPLASAFGSSGTAVTLARHGGTLIVLDHFTPEAALAAVREHRPTHVLGVPTMIRMMLDRLEAEASDDVAADARPLPSPTALILGGAPLDETTAESASRAFGCPVVNLYGSADGVNCHTGLGATASDPEGTGIAAGRPDPRVAEIRITDTETHERLPDGAIGEIIACGPMTPMCYVASPDLDARYRTPEGWVRTGDLGFIDEDGVLHVVGRLKDIVIRGGANISPAEVERELSSHPLVRDVVCVGVPDEVMGERLAACVVPRGAQPPTLDSLTGHLTLRGLDRHKHPERLLLLTELPLTPAGKPDRAMLRARAGGAATTAVLTTGTPAGTPAGVGA; encoded by the coding sequence ATGACCGTCGCCCTGCACGATCTGCTGCCCGTGGGCCTGCGCCGCTCGTGGGCGGTCGACGGAACCTGCCCCGACCTCGACCTCTACAGCCTCTTCCGGGCCCGCCAGATCTCCGACCTGCACCACACCGCGGTCATCGATTCCAAGGGCAAGCTCTGCTACACCGCGCTCGACCGCAAGGTGCGATGTCTGGCCACCGGCCTGGCATCGCTCGGCGTACGGCCCGGCGACGTGGTCGGTGTCCAACTCCCCAACGGCCGCGACGCGGTCATCGCGGACCTCGCCCTGGCCGCCCTCGGAGCGGTGGCCCTGCCCTTCCCCGTCGGCCGGGGCGCCCAGGAGGCCCGCTGCCTGCTGCGCCGCGCCGAAGCCGTGGCCGTGATCGCCGCGGTGGAGCACCGGGGCCACCGCCACGCGGCCGAACTGCGCGACCTGGCCCCCGAACTGCCCGCGCTGCGCCATGTCGTCGCCGCCGGCGGACCGGCCGGCACGGAGCCCGAGGGAACGATCCGCCTCGCGACGCTGCTGCGCTCCGACCCGGCCGCCTTCGTCCCGTCCCGGCCCGACCCCGACAGCGCCGCCCGCATCCTGGTGTCCTCGGGCTCGGAGGCGGAGCCGAAGATGATCGCCTACTCCCACAACGCCCTCGCCGGCGGCCGCGGCAACTTCCTCGCCTCGCTGATGCCCAACGGGACGCCGCCGCGCTGCCTGTTCCTCGTCCCGCTCGCCTCCGCCTTCGGCTCCAGCGGGACCGCGGTCACCCTCGCCCGGCACGGCGGAACCCTGATCGTCCTCGACCACTTCACGCCGGAGGCGGCCCTCGCGGCGGTGCGCGAACACCGGCCCACGCACGTCCTCGGGGTGCCCACGATGATCCGGATGATGCTCGACCGGCTGGAGGCGGAGGCCTCCGACGATGTCGCCGCAGATGCGCGGCCGCTTCCGTCGCCCACCGCCCTGATCCTCGGCGGCGCCCCCCTCGACGAGACCACGGCCGAGAGCGCGAGCCGCGCCTTCGGCTGTCCGGTCGTCAACCTCTACGGCTCGGCCGACGGGGTCAACTGCCACACCGGACTGGGCGCGACGGCCTCGGACCCCGAGGGCACGGGCATCGCCGCCGGCCGCCCCGACCCCCGGGTCGCCGAGATCCGGATCACCGACACCGAGACGCACGAGCGGCTCCCCGACGGGGCGATCGGGGAGATCATCGCCTGCGGCCCCATGACCCCCATGTGCTACGTCGCCTCCCCGGACCTGGACGCCCGCTACCGCACGCCCGAGGGCTGGGTCCGTACCGGCGACCTCGGCTTCATCGACGAGGACGGGGTCCTCCACGTCGTCGGCCGCCTCAAGGACATCGTCATCCGCGGCGGCGCCAACATCAGCCCCGCCGAGGTGGAACGGGAGCTCTCCTCCCACCCCCTCGTCCGTGACGTCGTCTGCGTCGGGGTCCCGGACGAGGTGATGGGCGAACGCCTCGCCGCCTGCGTCGTCCCCCGGGGCGCGCAGCCCCCCACCCTCGACTCCCTGACCGGACACCTCACGCTGCGCGGCCTCGACCGGCACAAGCACCCCGAACGCCTGCTGCTGCTGACGGAACTCCCCCTTACCCCGGCGGGCAAACCCGACCGCGCGATGCTGCGCGCCCGGGCCGGCGGAGCCGCCACGACCGCCGTCCTCACCACGGGGACGCCCGCAGGGACGCCCGCCGGGGTGGGCGCGTAG